One genomic region from Equus caballus isolate H_3958 breed thoroughbred chromosome 4, TB-T2T, whole genome shotgun sequence encodes:
- the SLC26A5 gene encoding prestin isoform X1 produces MDHAEENEILAATQRYSVDRPIFSHPVLQERLHKKDKVPDSIGDKLKQAFICTPKKIRNIIYMFLPITKWLPAYKFKEYVLGDLVSGISTGVLQLPQGLAFAMLAAVPPVFGLYSSFYPVIMYCFLGTSRHISIGPFAVISLMIGAVAVRLVPDDIVIPGGVNATNGTEARDALRVKVAMSVTLLSGIIQSTVAVLQNVKNLNVCSLGVGLMVFGLLLGGKEFNERFKEKLPAPIPLEFFAVVMGTGISAGFNLQESYNVDVVGTLPLGLLPPANPDTSLFHLVYVDAIAIAIVGFSVTISMAKTLANKHGYQVDGNQELIALGLCNSIGSLFQTFSISCSLSRSLVQEGTGGKTQLAGCLASLMILLVILATGFLFESLPQAVLSAIVIVNLKGMFMQFSDLPFFWRTSKIELTIWLTTFVSSLFLGLDYGLITAVIIALLTVIYRTQSPSYKVLGQLPDTDVYIDIDAFEEVKEIPGIKIFQINAPIYYANSDLYSSALKRKTGVNPAHIMGARRKAMRKYAKEVGNANMANATVVKVDAAVDGEDGTKPEEEEDEIKFPPVVTKSTFPEELQRFMPPGDNIHTIILDFTQVNFIDSVGVKTLAGIVKEYGDVGIYVYLAGCSAQVVNDLTQNRFFENPALKKLLFHSIHDAVLGSQVREALAEQEASAPPPQEDSEPNATPEA; encoded by the exons ATGGATCatgctgaagaaaatgaaatcctCGCAGCAACCCAGAGGTACTCTGTGGACAGGCCTATCTTCAGTCATCCCGTCCTCCAGGAAAGACTGCACAAGAAGGACAAGGTTCCGGATTCCATTGGGGACAAGCTGAAGCAGGCGTTCAT ATGTACTCCTAAGAAAATACGAAATATCATCTATATGTTCCTGCCCATCACCAAGTGGTTGCCAGCATACAAATTCAAGGAGTATGTGCTGGGCGACTTGGTCTCAGGCATAAGCACCGGGGTGCTGCAGCTTCCTCAGG GTTTGGCCTTCGCCATGTTGGCAGCCGTGCCTCCCGTGTTTGGCCTGTACTCTTCGTTTTACCCTGTCATCATGTATTGTTTCTTGGGAACCTCCAGACACATATCCATCG GTCCGTTTGCTGTTATTAGCCTGATGATTGGCGCTGTGGCTGTTCGATTGGTTCCAGATGATATAGTCATTCCGGGAGGAGTAAATGCAACGAACGGCACGGAAGCAAGAGACGCCTTGAGAGTGAAGGTGGCCATGTCTGTGACCTTACTTTCAGGAATCATCCAG AGTACAGTTGCTGTGTTGCAGAATGTTAAAAACCTCAACGTGTGTTCCCTAGGCGTCGGGCTGATGGTTTTTGGTTTGCTGTTGGGTGGCAAGGAGTTTAATGAGAGATTTAAAGAGAAATTGCCGGCCCCCATTCCTTTAGAGTTCTTTGCG GTGGTGATGGGAACGGGCATTTCAGCTGGGTTTAACTTGCAAGAATCGTACAATGTGGATGTCGTTGGGACGCTGCCTCTCGG CCTGCTCCCTCCAGCCAATCCGGACACCAGCCTCTTCCACCTAGTGTACGTGGATGCCATCGCCATAGCCATCGTTGGATTTTCAGTGACCATCTCAATGGCCAAGACCTTGGCAAATAAACATGGCTACCAGGTTGATGGCAATCAG GAGCTCATTGCCCTGGGCCTGTGCAATTCCATTGGCTCCCTCTTCCAGACTTTTTCAATTTCATGCTCCTTGTCTCGAAGCCTTGTTCAGGAGGGAACTGGAGGGAAGACACAG CTTGCAGGTTGCTTGGCCTCGTTAATGATTCTGCTGGTCATTTTAGCCACCGGATTCCTGTTTGAATCGTTACCCCAG GCTGTGCTGTCGGCCATTGTGATCGTCAACCTGAAGGGAATGTTCATGCAGTTCTCAGATCTGCCCTTTTTCTGGAGAACCAGTAAAATAGAGCTG ACCATCTGGCTTACCACTTTTGTCTCCTCCTTGTTCCTGGGATTGGACTATGGTTTGATTACGGCCGTGATCATTGCGCTGCTGACCGTGATTTACAGAACACAGAG TCCGAGCTACAAAGTCCTTGGACAACTTCCTGACACTGATGTGTATATTGACATAGACGCATTCGAGGAG GTGAAAGAAATTCCTGgaataaaaatattccaaataaatGCCCCAATTTATTATGCAAACAGCGATTTGTATAGCAGTGCATTAAAAAGAAAG ACTGGCGTGAACCCGGCCCACATAATGGGAGCTAGGAGAAAGGCCATGAGGAAGTATGCTAAGGAGGTCGGAAATGCAAATATGGCCAACGCAACCGTGGTCAAAGTG GATGCAGCAGTAGATGGAGAAGATGGCACCAAGCctgaagaagaggaggatgaaataaaatttcCCCCAGTAGTCACCAAGAGCACATTTCCCGAAGAACTGCAAAGATTTATGCCCCCAGGAGATAATATCCACACCATCATTCTAGATTTTACAcaagtcaattttattgattctgTTGGTGTAAAAACTCTGGCAGGG ATTGTAAAGGAATATGGAGATGTCGGTATTTATGTGTATTTAGCAGGATGCAGTG ccCAAGTTGTGAATGACCTCACTCAAAATCGATTTTTTGAAAACCCTGCCTTGAAGAAGCTGCTGTTCCACAGCATCCACGATGCAGTTCTAGGCAGCCAAGTTCGAGAGGCGCTTGCTGAACAGGAAGCCTCggctccccctccccaggagGACTCGGAGCCCAACGCCACTCCCGAGGCCTAG
- the SLC26A5 gene encoding prestin isoform X2 — protein sequence MDHAEENEILAATQRYSVDRPIFSHPVLQERLHKKDKVPDSIGDKLKQAFICTPKKIRNIIYMFLPITKWLPAYKFKEYVLGDLVSGISTGVLQLPQGLAFAMLAAVPPVFGLYSSFYPVIMYCFLGTSRHISIGPFAVISLMIGAVAVRLVPDDIVIPGGVNATNGTEARDALRVKVAMSVTLLSGIIQFCLGVCRFGFVAIYLTEPLVRGFTTAAAVHVFTSMLKYLFGVKTKRYSGIFSVVYSTVAVLQNVKNLNVCSLGVGLMVFGLLLGGKEFNERFKEKLPAPIPLEFFAVVMGTGISAGFNLQESYNVDVVGTLPLGLLPPANPDTSLFHLVYVDAIAIAIVGFSVTISMAKTLANKHGYQVDGNQELIALGLCNSIGSLFQTFSISCSLSRSLVQEGTGGKTQLAGCLASLMILLVILATGFLFESLPQAVLSAIVIVNLKGMFMQFSDLPFFWRTSKIELTIWLTTFVSSLFLGLDYGLITAVIIALLTVIYRTQSPSYKVLGQLPDTDVYIDIDAFEEVKEIPGIKIFQINAPIYYANSDLYSSALKRKTGVNPAHIMGARRKAMRKYAKEVGNANMANATVVKVDAAVDGEDGTKPEEEEDEIKFPPVVTKSTFPEELQRFMPPGDNIHTIILDFTQVNFIDSVGVKTLAGIVKEYGDVGIYVYLAGCSAQVVNDLTQNRFFENPALKKLLFHSIHDAVLGSQVREALAEQEASAPPPQEDSEPNATPEA from the exons ATGGATCatgctgaagaaaatgaaatcctCGCAGCAACCCAGAGGTACTCTGTGGACAGGCCTATCTTCAGTCATCCCGTCCTCCAGGAAAGACTGCACAAGAAGGACAAGGTTCCGGATTCCATTGGGGACAAGCTGAAGCAGGCGTTCAT ATGTACTCCTAAGAAAATACGAAATATCATCTATATGTTCCTGCCCATCACCAAGTGGTTGCCAGCATACAAATTCAAGGAGTATGTGCTGGGCGACTTGGTCTCAGGCATAAGCACCGGGGTGCTGCAGCTTCCTCAGG GTTTGGCCTTCGCCATGTTGGCAGCCGTGCCTCCCGTGTTTGGCCTGTACTCTTCGTTTTACCCTGTCATCATGTATTGTTTCTTGGGAACCTCCAGACACATATCCATCG GTCCGTTTGCTGTTATTAGCCTGATGATTGGCGCTGTGGCTGTTCGATTGGTTCCAGATGATATAGTCATTCCGGGAGGAGTAAATGCAACGAACGGCACGGAAGCAAGAGACGCCTTGAGAGTGAAGGTGGCCATGTCTGTGACCTTACTTTCAGGAATCATCCAG ttttgcCTAGGTGTCTGTAGGTTTGGATTTGTGGCCATCTACCTCACGGAGCCCCTGGTCCGTGGGTTTACCACCGCGGCCGCCGTGCACGTCTTCACCTCCATGTTGAAATACTTGTTTGGAGTGAAAACAAAGCGGTACAGTGGCATCTTTTCCGTGGTGTAT AGTACAGTTGCTGTGTTGCAGAATGTTAAAAACCTCAACGTGTGTTCCCTAGGCGTCGGGCTGATGGTTTTTGGTTTGCTGTTGGGTGGCAAGGAGTTTAATGAGAGATTTAAAGAGAAATTGCCGGCCCCCATTCCTTTAGAGTTCTTTGCG GTGGTGATGGGAACGGGCATTTCAGCTGGGTTTAACTTGCAAGAATCGTACAATGTGGATGTCGTTGGGACGCTGCCTCTCGG CCTGCTCCCTCCAGCCAATCCGGACACCAGCCTCTTCCACCTAGTGTACGTGGATGCCATCGCCATAGCCATCGTTGGATTTTCAGTGACCATCTCAATGGCCAAGACCTTGGCAAATAAACATGGCTACCAGGTTGATGGCAATCAG GAGCTCATTGCCCTGGGCCTGTGCAATTCCATTGGCTCCCTCTTCCAGACTTTTTCAATTTCATGCTCCTTGTCTCGAAGCCTTGTTCAGGAGGGAACTGGAGGGAAGACACAG CTTGCAGGTTGCTTGGCCTCGTTAATGATTCTGCTGGTCATTTTAGCCACCGGATTCCTGTTTGAATCGTTACCCCAG GCTGTGCTGTCGGCCATTGTGATCGTCAACCTGAAGGGAATGTTCATGCAGTTCTCAGATCTGCCCTTTTTCTGGAGAACCAGTAAAATAGAGCTG ACCATCTGGCTTACCACTTTTGTCTCCTCCTTGTTCCTGGGATTGGACTATGGTTTGATTACGGCCGTGATCATTGCGCTGCTGACCGTGATTTACAGAACACAGAG TCCGAGCTACAAAGTCCTTGGACAACTTCCTGACACTGATGTGTATATTGACATAGACGCATTCGAGGAG GTGAAAGAAATTCCTGgaataaaaatattccaaataaatGCCCCAATTTATTATGCAAACAGCGATTTGTATAGCAGTGCATTAAAAAGAAAG ACTGGCGTGAACCCGGCCCACATAATGGGAGCTAGGAGAAAGGCCATGAGGAAGTATGCTAAGGAGGTCGGAAATGCAAATATGGCCAACGCAACCGTGGTCAAAGTG GATGCAGCAGTAGATGGAGAAGATGGCACCAAGCctgaagaagaggaggatgaaataaaatttcCCCCAGTAGTCACCAAGAGCACATTTCCCGAAGAACTGCAAAGATTTATGCCCCCAGGAGATAATATCCACACCATCATTCTAGATTTTACAcaagtcaattttattgattctgTTGGTGTAAAAACTCTGGCAGGG ATTGTAAAGGAATATGGAGATGTCGGTATTTATGTGTATTTAGCAGGATGCAGTG ccCAAGTTGTGAATGACCTCACTCAAAATCGATTTTTTGAAAACCCTGCCTTGAAGAAGCTGCTGTTCCACAGCATCCACGATGCAGTTCTAGGCAGCCAAGTTCGAGAGGCGCTTGCTGAACAGGAAGCCTCggctccccctccccaggagGACTCGGAGCCCAACGCCACTCCCGAGGCCTAG
- the SLC26A5 gene encoding prestin isoform X3, with protein MDHAEENEILAATQRYSVDRPIFSHPVLQERLHKKDKVPDSIGDKLKQAFICTPKKIRNIIYMFLPITKWLPAYKFKEYVLGDLVSGISTGVLQLPQGLAFAMLAAVPPVFGLYSSFYPVIMYCFLGTSRHISIGPFAVISLMIGAVAVRLVPDDIVIPGGVNATNGTEARDALRVKVAMSVTLLSGIIQFCLGVCRFGFVAIYLTEPLVRGFTTAAAVHVFTSMLKYLFGVKTKRYSGIFSVVYSTVAVLQNVKNLNVCSLGVGLMVFGLLLGGKEFNERFKEKLPAPIPLEFFAVVMGTGISAGFNLQESYNVDVVGTLPLGLLPPANPDTSLFHLVYVDAIAIAIVGFSVTISMAKTLANKHGYQVDGNQELIALGLCNSIGSLFQTFSISCSLSRSLVQEGTGGKTQLAGCLASLMILLVILATGFLFESLPQAVLSAIVIVNLKGMFMQFSDLPFFWRTSKIELTIWLTTFVSSLFLGLDYGLITAVIIALLTVIYRTQSPSYKVLGQLPDTDVYIDIDAFEEVKEIPGIKIFQINAPIYYANSDLYSSALKRKTGVNPAHIMGARRKAMRKYAKEVGNANMANATVVKVPKL; from the exons ATGGATCatgctgaagaaaatgaaatcctCGCAGCAACCCAGAGGTACTCTGTGGACAGGCCTATCTTCAGTCATCCCGTCCTCCAGGAAAGACTGCACAAGAAGGACAAGGTTCCGGATTCCATTGGGGACAAGCTGAAGCAGGCGTTCAT ATGTACTCCTAAGAAAATACGAAATATCATCTATATGTTCCTGCCCATCACCAAGTGGTTGCCAGCATACAAATTCAAGGAGTATGTGCTGGGCGACTTGGTCTCAGGCATAAGCACCGGGGTGCTGCAGCTTCCTCAGG GTTTGGCCTTCGCCATGTTGGCAGCCGTGCCTCCCGTGTTTGGCCTGTACTCTTCGTTTTACCCTGTCATCATGTATTGTTTCTTGGGAACCTCCAGACACATATCCATCG GTCCGTTTGCTGTTATTAGCCTGATGATTGGCGCTGTGGCTGTTCGATTGGTTCCAGATGATATAGTCATTCCGGGAGGAGTAAATGCAACGAACGGCACGGAAGCAAGAGACGCCTTGAGAGTGAAGGTGGCCATGTCTGTGACCTTACTTTCAGGAATCATCCAG ttttgcCTAGGTGTCTGTAGGTTTGGATTTGTGGCCATCTACCTCACGGAGCCCCTGGTCCGTGGGTTTACCACCGCGGCCGCCGTGCACGTCTTCACCTCCATGTTGAAATACTTGTTTGGAGTGAAAACAAAGCGGTACAGTGGCATCTTTTCCGTGGTGTAT AGTACAGTTGCTGTGTTGCAGAATGTTAAAAACCTCAACGTGTGTTCCCTAGGCGTCGGGCTGATGGTTTTTGGTTTGCTGTTGGGTGGCAAGGAGTTTAATGAGAGATTTAAAGAGAAATTGCCGGCCCCCATTCCTTTAGAGTTCTTTGCG GTGGTGATGGGAACGGGCATTTCAGCTGGGTTTAACTTGCAAGAATCGTACAATGTGGATGTCGTTGGGACGCTGCCTCTCGG CCTGCTCCCTCCAGCCAATCCGGACACCAGCCTCTTCCACCTAGTGTACGTGGATGCCATCGCCATAGCCATCGTTGGATTTTCAGTGACCATCTCAATGGCCAAGACCTTGGCAAATAAACATGGCTACCAGGTTGATGGCAATCAG GAGCTCATTGCCCTGGGCCTGTGCAATTCCATTGGCTCCCTCTTCCAGACTTTTTCAATTTCATGCTCCTTGTCTCGAAGCCTTGTTCAGGAGGGAACTGGAGGGAAGACACAG CTTGCAGGTTGCTTGGCCTCGTTAATGATTCTGCTGGTCATTTTAGCCACCGGATTCCTGTTTGAATCGTTACCCCAG GCTGTGCTGTCGGCCATTGTGATCGTCAACCTGAAGGGAATGTTCATGCAGTTCTCAGATCTGCCCTTTTTCTGGAGAACCAGTAAAATAGAGCTG ACCATCTGGCTTACCACTTTTGTCTCCTCCTTGTTCCTGGGATTGGACTATGGTTTGATTACGGCCGTGATCATTGCGCTGCTGACCGTGATTTACAGAACACAGAG TCCGAGCTACAAAGTCCTTGGACAACTTCCTGACACTGATGTGTATATTGACATAGACGCATTCGAGGAG GTGAAAGAAATTCCTGgaataaaaatattccaaataaatGCCCCAATTTATTATGCAAACAGCGATTTGTATAGCAGTGCATTAAAAAGAAAG ACTGGCGTGAACCCGGCCCACATAATGGGAGCTAGGAGAAAGGCCATGAGGAAGTATGCTAAGGAGGTCGGAAATGCAAATATGGCCAACGCAACCGTGGTCAAAGTG ccCAAGTTGTGA